A window of Lysobacter terrestris contains these coding sequences:
- a CDS encoding phosphoglycerate kinase has protein sequence MSIVRMTDLDLTGKRVLIRQDLNVPVAGGKVTSDQRLTASIPTLKLALEKGAAVMVMSHLGRPKEGVWTQEDSLAPVAARLGELLGRDVPLVKDWVDGVDVAPGQLVLLENCRMNVGEGKDSEDLSKQYAALCDVFVMDAFGTAHRAQASTHGVIKFAKQAAGGPLLMAELDALAKALDNPARPLLAIVAGSKVSTKLELLSSLVGKVDQLIVGGGIANTFIAAMGYGVGKSLVEMDLLGTAKQIMADAKARGADIPIPSDVVVAPAFAADAPATVKAVDAVGADDMILDIGPQTAARYAELIKAAGTVVWNGPVGVFEFDAFGKGTETLARAIAASKAFSIAGGGDTLAAVDKYGIEQDVSYISTGGGAFLEFLEGKELPAVAALKSRN, from the coding sequence ATGTCCATCGTCCGCATGACCGACCTCGACCTCACCGGCAAGCGCGTGCTGATCCGCCAGGATCTCAACGTGCCGGTCGCTGGCGGCAAGGTCACCTCCGACCAGCGCCTCACCGCGTCGATTCCCACGCTGAAGCTCGCGCTGGAAAAGGGCGCGGCGGTGATGGTGATGTCGCACCTGGGCCGGCCGAAGGAAGGCGTGTGGACGCAGGAGGATTCGCTGGCGCCGGTCGCCGCGCGCCTGGGCGAGCTGCTCGGTCGCGACGTGCCGCTGGTGAAGGACTGGGTCGACGGCGTCGACGTCGCGCCCGGCCAGCTGGTGCTGCTTGAGAACTGCCGCATGAACGTCGGCGAAGGCAAGGACAGCGAAGACCTGTCGAAGCAGTACGCCGCGCTGTGCGATGTATTCGTGATGGACGCCTTCGGCACCGCGCACCGCGCGCAGGCCTCGACCCACGGCGTGATCAAGTTCGCCAAGCAGGCCGCCGGCGGTCCGCTGCTGATGGCCGAACTCGACGCGCTGGCCAAGGCGCTCGACAACCCGGCGCGCCCGTTGCTCGCGATCGTGGCCGGCTCCAAGGTCTCGACCAAGCTCGAGCTGCTGTCCTCGCTGGTCGGCAAGGTCGACCAGCTCATCGTCGGCGGCGGCATCGCCAATACCTTCATCGCCGCGATGGGTTACGGCGTCGGCAAGTCGCTGGTCGAGATGGACCTGCTCGGCACCGCCAAGCAGATCATGGCCGACGCCAAGGCGCGCGGCGCCGACATCCCGATCCCGAGCGACGTGGTGGTCGCGCCGGCGTTCGCCGCGGACGCCCCGGCGACGGTCAAGGCGGTCGACGCGGTCGGCGCCGACGACATGATCCTCGACATCGGCCCGCAGACCGCCGCGCGCTACGCCGAACTGATCAAGGCCGCCGGCACCGTGGTGTGGAACGGCCCGGTCGGCGTGTTCGAATTCGACGCCTTCGGCAAGGGCACCGAGACCCTGGCGCGCGCGATCGCAGCGTCGAAGGCGTTCTCGATCGCCGGCGGTGGCGACACCCTGGCCGCGGTCGACAAGTACGGCATCGAGCAGGACGTGTCATACATCTCCACCGGCGGCGGCGCGTTCCTCGAATTCCTCGAAGGCAAGGAGCTGCCGGCCGTGGCGGCGCTCAAGTCGCGCAACTGA
- a CDS encoding HAD hydrolase-like protein, which translates to MATLFFDMDGTLINSEVGITRCVAHALTQMGLEVPPDAELRHWIGPSLRTSFAPLLRDDAKVEQAVAHYRDRFEAQGWAEHEVYDGIADTIEALHAAGHRLAVVTAKNEPHARKIAAHLPFGHRFVDIVGATVDGSRSHKPELIAEALQRLEVAPAECWMIGDRRMDIEGALHHGMRHVGVLWGFGDEAELRRAGARTLAARPTELPALLAA; encoded by the coding sequence ATGGCCACGTTGTTCTTCGACATGGACGGCACGCTGATCAATTCCGAGGTTGGCATCACCCGCTGCGTGGCGCATGCGCTCACGCAGATGGGCCTGGAGGTGCCGCCGGACGCCGAACTGCGGCACTGGATCGGCCCGTCGCTGCGGACCAGCTTCGCGCCGTTGCTGCGCGACGACGCGAAGGTGGAGCAGGCGGTCGCGCATTACCGCGACCGTTTCGAGGCACAGGGCTGGGCCGAGCACGAGGTCTATGACGGCATCGCCGACACGATCGAAGCGCTGCATGCCGCCGGCCATCGCCTCGCGGTGGTGACGGCGAAGAACGAACCGCATGCGCGCAAGATCGCCGCGCACCTGCCGTTCGGGCACCGCTTCGTCGACATCGTCGGCGCGACCGTCGACGGCAGCCGCAGCCACAAGCCGGAACTGATCGCCGAAGCGCTGCAGCGGCTGGAGGTGGCGCCGGCCGAATGCTGGATGATCGGCGATCGCCGCATGGACATCGAAGGCGCGCTCCACCACGGCATGCGCCATGTCGGCGTGCTGTGGGGCTTCGGCGACGAGGCCGAACTGCGCCGCGCGGGGGCGCGCACCCTTGCGGCGCGGCCGACGGAATTGCCGGCGTTGCTGGCGGCCTGA
- the pyk gene encoding pyruvate kinase — protein sequence MAANLRRTKILATLGPATDPPGVLDALLTAGVDVVRLNFSHGDPSGQVARANAVREAARRVGREVGILVDLPGPKIRIERFAEGRVQLKAGERFDLVASTSAPAGTVHEVGVSYLGLPGDVVPGDVLLLDDGMMQLRVERVEGERIVNTVLNDGALSDRKGLNKQGGGLSLGALTDKDRELIKVAAELGADFIAVSFCRNAEDMEEARRIARAAGSDAALVSKIERAEAIENLREIVMASDVVMVARGDLGVEIGDAELPGLQKKIIRESLEGGRVVITATQMLQSMVDSPIPTRAEVLDVANAVIDGTDAVMLSQESAAGKYPVRAVEAMARICLGAERQFDHDTDFEKAPRNLERADQAIAMAAMFLTEHIGVGAIIAMTESGGTARFLSRFRSHAPIYAFSRHGGARRRMALMRDVYPIDFDSRGMASRDAARAAVRHLFDAGQLVADERVIFTSGDTMEQHGATNTLRLLQVGEGGKAEGLGEL from the coding sequence ATGGCCGCCAATCTCCGCCGCACCAAGATCCTCGCCACCCTCGGCCCGGCCACCGACCCGCCGGGCGTGCTCGACGCGCTCCTCACCGCCGGCGTCGACGTGGTCCGCCTCAATTTCTCGCACGGCGATCCGTCCGGCCAGGTCGCGCGCGCGAACGCCGTGCGCGAAGCCGCGCGGCGCGTGGGTCGCGAAGTCGGCATCCTGGTCGACCTGCCCGGCCCCAAGATCCGCATCGAACGCTTCGCCGAAGGCCGCGTGCAGCTGAAGGCGGGCGAGCGCTTCGACCTCGTCGCCAGCACCAGCGCACCGGCCGGCACCGTGCACGAAGTCGGCGTCAGCTACCTCGGCCTGCCCGGCGACGTGGTGCCCGGCGATGTGCTGCTGCTCGACGACGGCATGATGCAGTTGCGGGTGGAGCGCGTGGAGGGCGAGCGCATCGTCAACACCGTGCTCAACGACGGCGCGCTGTCGGATCGCAAGGGCCTCAACAAGCAGGGCGGTGGCCTGTCGCTGGGCGCGCTGACCGACAAGGACCGCGAGCTGATCAAGGTCGCCGCGGAGCTCGGCGCGGATTTCATCGCCGTGTCGTTCTGCCGCAATGCCGAGGACATGGAAGAAGCGCGCCGCATCGCCCGCGCTGCCGGTAGCGATGCCGCGCTGGTGTCGAAGATCGAGCGCGCCGAGGCGATCGAGAACCTGCGCGAGATCGTCATGGCCAGCGACGTGGTGATGGTCGCGCGCGGCGACCTGGGCGTGGAGATCGGCGATGCCGAGCTGCCCGGCCTGCAGAAGAAGATCATCCGCGAATCGCTGGAAGGCGGGCGCGTGGTGATCACCGCGACGCAGATGCTGCAGTCGATGGTCGACAGTCCGATCCCGACGCGCGCCGAAGTGCTCGACGTCGCCAACGCGGTCATCGACGGCACCGACGCGGTGATGCTGTCGCAGGAGTCGGCGGCGGGCAAATACCCGGTGCGCGCGGTGGAAGCGATGGCGCGCATCTGCCTCGGTGCCGAACGCCAGTTCGACCACGACACCGACTTCGAGAAGGCGCCGCGCAACCTCGAGCGCGCCGACCAGGCCATCGCGATGGCGGCGATGTTCCTCACCGAGCACATCGGCGTCGGCGCGATCATCGCGATGACCGAATCGGGTGGTACCGCGCGCTTCCTCTCGCGCTTCCGCTCGCACGCGCCGATCTACGCGTTCTCGCGCCACGGCGGCGCGCGCCGGCGCATGGCGCTGATGCGCGACGTGTACCCGATCGACTTCGACAGCCGCGGCATGGCATCGCGTGACGCCGCGCGGGCCGCCGTGCGCCACCTGTTCGACGCCGGGCAGCTGGTCGCGGACGAGCGCGTGATCTTCACCAGCGGCGACACCATGGAGCAGCACGGCGCGACCAATACGCTGCGCCTGCTGCAGGTGGGCGAGGGCGGCAAGGCCGAGGGGCTGGGCGAGCTCTAA
- a CDS encoding energy transducer TonB has product MHGYIAGLVLSAAAATVAAAEAVPARVDAAALGGYWIAAQPLQPALPPQAAMNELEGCYVAEFDIDPSGRARDARIAYSQAKVRRTSWFGMRPRDVARSKNETLKAQERAILDAVRAITYAPATGNAGRIPVRTRTVPIVVSMLSLADPGNAEAVLKAKAAHEARREALFDICLVQSK; this is encoded by the coding sequence ATGCATGGATACATTGCTGGCCTGGTCCTGTCGGCGGCGGCTGCCACGGTCGCGGCCGCCGAAGCGGTCCCCGCGCGCGTCGATGCCGCCGCGCTCGGCGGCTACTGGATCGCGGCGCAGCCATTGCAGCCCGCGTTGCCCCCACAGGCCGCGATGAACGAGCTTGAAGGCTGTTATGTCGCCGAGTTCGATATCGACCCTTCCGGCCGCGCCCGCGATGCGCGCATCGCGTACTCGCAGGCGAAGGTCAGGCGGACGTCATGGTTCGGCATGCGGCCGCGCGACGTGGCCCGGTCGAAGAACGAAACGCTCAAGGCGCAGGAACGGGCGATCCTCGACGCGGTGCGGGCCATCACCTACGCGCCCGCGACCGGCAACGCGGGACGCATTCCCGTGCGCACCCGCACGGTGCCGATCGTCGTTTCCATGCTCTCGTTGGCCGATCCGGGGAACGCCGAAGCCGTGCTGAAGGCCAAGGCCGCGCACGAAGCCCGGCGCGAGGCGTTGTTCGACATCTGCCTGGTCCAGTCCAAGTAG
- a CDS encoding class I fructose-bisphosphate aldolase produces the protein MSIEQLAEIAQAMVAPGKGIIAIDESTATCAKRFAGVGIENTEENRRRYRELLLTTPNLSDYISGAILFDETIRQSTSDGVPFAKYMMDNGMIPGIKVDKGTHNLAGCPGEVVTEGLDGLRDRLAEYYKLGARFAKWRAVINIGDDIPSGTCIEANAHALARYAALCQEQGLVPMVEPEIIMDGSHDIDECFQVTEVMLRSLFASLVEHNVVLEGCILKASMVVPGTTSGEQVSVEEVAAATLQCLKSTVPAILPGIVFLSGGQSDEAATAHLDAMNRMGPNPWPLSFSYGRAMQAAALKLWSQDLVGNFAAAQKTVYARAKDNGLAALGQWQKAA, from the coding sequence ATGAGCATCGAACAGCTCGCCGAAATCGCCCAGGCCATGGTCGCCCCGGGCAAGGGCATCATCGCGATCGACGAATCCACCGCTACCTGCGCCAAGCGCTTCGCCGGCGTGGGCATCGAGAACACCGAAGAGAACCGTCGTCGCTACCGCGAGCTGCTGCTCACCACGCCGAACCTGAGCGACTACATCTCCGGCGCGATCCTGTTCGACGAAACCATCCGTCAGTCCACCAGCGACGGCGTGCCGTTCGCCAAGTACATGATGGACAACGGCATGATCCCGGGCATCAAGGTCGACAAGGGCACCCACAACCTCGCCGGCTGCCCCGGTGAAGTGGTGACCGAAGGCCTCGACGGCCTGCGCGATCGCTTGGCCGAGTACTACAAGCTCGGCGCCCGCTTCGCCAAGTGGCGCGCGGTCATCAACATCGGCGACGACATCCCGTCGGGCACCTGCATCGAAGCCAACGCCCACGCGCTGGCGCGCTACGCCGCGCTGTGCCAGGAGCAGGGCCTGGTGCCGATGGTCGAGCCGGAAATCATCATGGACGGCTCGCACGACATCGACGAATGCTTCCAGGTCACCGAAGTGATGCTGCGTTCGCTGTTCGCTTCGCTGGTCGAGCACAACGTCGTGCTGGAAGGCTGCATCCTCAAGGCCTCGATGGTCGTGCCGGGCACCACCAGCGGCGAGCAGGTTTCGGTCGAGGAAGTCGCCGCCGCCACCCTGCAGTGCCTGAAGTCGACCGTGCCGGCGATCCTGCCGGGCATCGTGTTCCTGTCGGGCGGCCAGAGCGACGAGGCCGCCACCGCGCACCTCGACGCGATGAACCGCATGGGCCCGAACCCGTGGCCGCTGTCGTTCTCCTACGGCCGCGCCATGCAGGCCGCCGCGCTGAAGCTGTGGTCGCAGGACCTGGTCGGCAACTTCGCCGCCGCGCAGAAGACCGTGTATGCCCGCGCCAAGGACAACGGCCTGGCCGCGCTGGGCCAGTGGCAGAAGGCCGCGTAG
- a CDS encoding O-acetyl-ADP-ribose deacetylase yields the protein MPVEVIQGDITRLAVDAIVNAANEALAGGGGVDGAIHRAAGPGLDADCRRIPFVRPHVRCPTGEARITGGHALPARHVIHTVGPVWHGGNAGEAALLASCYRACLQLAAAHGLDSIAFPAISCGVFGYPLEQAARVAVAAASDWLRQQPRPARVLLCGFDARMQALYRDALARQP from the coding sequence ATGCCGGTTGAAGTCATCCAGGGCGACATTACCCGTCTGGCCGTGGACGCCATCGTCAACGCCGCCAACGAGGCCCTGGCCGGCGGCGGCGGCGTCGACGGCGCCATTCATCGCGCCGCCGGGCCCGGCCTGGACGCGGACTGCCGGCGCATTCCCTTCGTGCGCCCCCACGTGCGCTGCCCAACCGGCGAGGCGCGCATCACCGGCGGGCACGCGCTGCCGGCGCGGCACGTGATCCACACCGTCGGGCCGGTCTGGCACGGCGGCAACGCCGGCGAGGCGGCGCTGCTGGCCAGCTGCTATCGCGCCTGCCTGCAGCTCGCGGCGGCGCACGGCCTCGACTCCATCGCCTTCCCGGCGATCAGCTGCGGGGTGTTCGGCTATCCGCTGGAACAGGCGGCGCGGGTCGCCGTCGCTGCGGCCAGCGACTGGCTGCGGCAACAACCCCGGCCCGCACGCGTGCTGCTGTGCGGCTTCGATGCACGGATGCAGGCGCTCTACCGCGACGCCCTGGCGCGGCAACCGTGA
- a CDS encoding efflux RND transporter periplasmic adaptor subunit — translation MPVSLPSRPHRVLLALGLASLLAACGKGDAEGGKGGKGGQPPATVSTLQVQPVRWSDELKALGTANARESVTITASVSQTIASVEFDSGDYVKQGQPLVTLVQGQQTANVAQAQAQLRNAEQLYERSRKLADQQLIARADLDTQRSALEAARAQVATQRATVADRVIRAPFAGVLGLRLVSAGSLVTPGTPITTLDDVSTIKLDFTFPEAALSQLALGQRVNARSEAWPGETFVGTVASIDSRVDPVSRAVTVRAEIPNADGRLRPGMLLDVGVERAARNTLAIPELALQQNGTVSSVYRVEAGDQVKEVPVKIGSRRFGEVEIVSGLKAGDRIVVEGTVKLRDGAKIKDVGANAATGEAPDAAPQGAGAEGTRPAKGG, via the coding sequence ATGCCTGTTTCCCTGCCTTCACGCCCGCATCGCGTCCTGCTCGCGCTCGGCCTCGCGAGCCTGCTCGCCGCTTGCGGCAAGGGTGACGCCGAGGGTGGGAAGGGCGGCAAGGGCGGTCAGCCGCCGGCGACGGTCAGCACCCTGCAGGTGCAGCCGGTGCGCTGGAGCGACGAACTGAAGGCGCTGGGCACCGCCAACGCGCGCGAATCGGTGACCATCACCGCCAGCGTGAGCCAGACCATCGCCAGCGTCGAATTCGACAGCGGCGACTACGTGAAGCAGGGCCAGCCGCTGGTCACGCTGGTGCAGGGCCAGCAGACCGCCAATGTCGCCCAGGCGCAGGCGCAGCTGCGCAACGCCGAGCAACTGTACGAACGCAGCCGCAAGCTCGCCGACCAGCAGCTGATCGCGCGCGCCGACCTCGACACGCAGCGCTCTGCGCTCGAAGCCGCGCGTGCGCAGGTGGCGACGCAGCGCGCCACCGTGGCCGATCGCGTGATCCGCGCGCCGTTCGCGGGGGTGCTCGGCCTGCGCCTGGTCAGCGCCGGTTCGCTGGTCACGCCCGGCACGCCGATCACCACGCTCGACGACGTCTCGACGATCAAGCTCGACTTCACCTTCCCGGAAGCGGCGTTGTCGCAGCTGGCGCTCGGCCAGCGCGTCAACGCGCGCAGTGAGGCCTGGCCGGGCGAAACTTTCGTCGGCACCGTGGCTTCGATCGATTCGCGCGTGGATCCGGTTTCGCGCGCCGTCACTGTTCGCGCGGAAATTCCCAACGCCGACGGCCGCCTACGCCCGGGCATGCTGCTCGACGTCGGCGTCGAGCGCGCCGCGCGCAACACCCTCGCGATCCCCGAACTCGCGTTGCAGCAGAACGGCACGGTGTCCAGCGTGTACCGCGTGGAAGCGGGCGACCAGGTCAAGGAAGTGCCGGTGAAGATCGGTTCGCGCCGCTTCGGCGAGGTCGAGATCGTGTCCGGGCTGAAGGCCGGCGACCGCATCGTCGTCGAGGGCACGGTCAAGCTGCGCGATGGCGCGAAGATCAAGGACGTCGGCGCGAACGCCGCTACGGGCGAGGCCCCGGATGCGGCACCGCAGGGTGCAGGCGCGGAAGGCACGCGGCCCGCCAAGGGGGGCTGA
- a CDS encoding efflux RND transporter permease subunit produces the protein MLLSDISIKRPVFATVMSLILIVLGVVSFTRLPLRELPDVDPPVVSVNTSYTGASAAVVENRITQVLEDAISGIEGVDLITATSRNGRSDINIEFTLTRDIEGAANDVRDAISRVSNRLPEDVDPPQVAKQDSDSSPIMFLNLSDPTLTAQQLTDYADRNLADQFSSIDGVSSVFIGGGQRYAMRVWLDAKALSARGLTPDDIGTALRRENIELPGGSIESQTREFALRVMRGYQTAESFAGLVVGKGSDGHVITLGEVAKVELATEERRAYYHGNGVPQIGLGIVATSTANSLEVAQKTRALVAQVSKSLPKGMEMTVAFDSTVFTEAAVDEVYTTLAEAIALVLLVVFVFLGSVRAALIPAVTVPVCITAAFMALYACGFSINQLTLLSLVLSIGLVVDDAIVVLENCQRRTDLGEPPLLAAMRGTRQVAFAVIATTIVLIAVFLPIAFMEGNTGRLFRELAVAVAGAVAISGFVALTLTPMMCSLLLRPHTHKGGFNNWVNERLDTLTRWYRGLVQKVVGRGWLLAAAMVATFVLSGVLFKLVPSELAPAEDRGDFNVSITGPEGAGYDYMVGQMAEIEKRLLTYTGDDKPLARVITRVPGGFGGQNSAFNSARATVFLKPWDEREVTTQEVMDDVRKSLSDLPGVRITAEVRQGLVRGFGRPVQFVLRGPTYETIAQWRNRMLLRMEENPRLLNVDSDYKETLPQIRVEIDKARAADLGVPVQAIGNALQTMLGSLRAGTYEKDGEEYYVIMQAPLENRRSLTDITGLYVRSTTTGKLVPLSNLVKLTENAEAGTLSRFNRMRAITLSAGLAPGYTVGEALEYLRGIAAEELPPEAQVDYRGESREFMKSSGAIFFTFGMALLVVFLVLAAQFESFLHPLVIMLTVPLAMLGALLGLTIWGVSLNLYSQIGIVMLVGLAAKNGILIVEFANQLRDEGRSVLEAIIEAATVRLRPILMTSVAMICGAVPLMLSTGAGAASRASIGVVIVFGVAFSTLLSLFVVPAFYALLAPYTKSPDAVAHELEKLEASTPPVVGHS, from the coding sequence ATGCTGCTGTCCGACATCTCCATCAAGCGCCCCGTCTTCGCGACGGTGATGTCGCTGATCCTGATCGTGCTCGGCGTGGTGTCCTTCACCCGCCTGCCGCTGCGCGAGCTGCCCGACGTCGATCCGCCGGTGGTGTCGGTCAACACCAGCTACACCGGTGCGTCGGCGGCGGTGGTGGAAAACCGCATCACCCAGGTGCTGGAAGACGCGATCAGCGGCATCGAAGGCGTCGACCTGATCACCGCGACCAGCCGCAACGGTCGCTCCGACATCAACATCGAGTTCACCCTGACCCGCGACATCGAAGGCGCCGCCAACGACGTGCGCGATGCGATCAGCCGCGTCAGCAACCGCCTGCCCGAGGACGTCGACCCGCCGCAGGTCGCCAAGCAGGACAGCGACTCCTCGCCGATCATGTTCCTTAACCTCAGCGATCCCACGCTGACCGCGCAGCAGCTCACCGATTATGCCGACCGCAACCTCGCCGACCAGTTCTCGTCGATCGACGGCGTGTCCTCGGTGTTCATCGGCGGCGGCCAGCGCTACGCGATGCGCGTGTGGCTGGACGCGAAGGCGCTGAGCGCGCGCGGCCTCACCCCCGACGACATCGGTACCGCGCTGCGTCGCGAGAACATCGAACTGCCCGGCGGCAGCATCGAATCGCAGACCCGCGAATTCGCCCTGCGCGTGATGCGCGGCTACCAGACCGCCGAGAGTTTCGCCGGCCTGGTGGTGGGCAAGGGCAGCGACGGCCACGTCATCACCCTGGGCGAGGTGGCGAAGGTCGAACTGGCCACCGAAGAACGCCGCGCCTACTACCACGGCAATGGCGTGCCGCAGATCGGCCTGGGCATCGTCGCGACGTCCACCGCCAACTCGCTGGAAGTGGCGCAGAAGACCCGCGCGCTGGTGGCGCAGGTGTCGAAGAGCCTGCCCAAGGGCATGGAGATGACCGTGGCCTTCGATTCCACGGTGTTCACCGAGGCCGCGGTCGACGAGGTCTACACCACGCTGGCCGAGGCAATCGCGCTGGTGCTGCTGGTGGTGTTCGTGTTCCTGGGCAGCGTGCGCGCCGCGCTCATCCCCGCGGTGACGGTGCCGGTGTGCATCACCGCCGCGTTCATGGCGCTGTACGCCTGCGGCTTCTCGATCAACCAGCTCACCCTGCTGTCGCTGGTGCTGTCGATCGGCCTGGTGGTCGACGACGCGATCGTCGTGCTCGAGAACTGCCAGCGCCGCACCGACCTGGGCGAGCCGCCGCTGCTGGCGGCGATGCGCGGCACGCGCCAGGTGGCGTTCGCGGTGATCGCCACCACCATCGTGCTGATCGCGGTGTTCCTGCCGATCGCGTTCATGGAAGGCAACACCGGCCGCCTGTTCCGCGAACTGGCGGTGGCGGTGGCCGGCGCGGTGGCGATTTCCGGCTTCGTCGCGCTGACGCTGACGCCGATGATGTGTTCGCTGCTGCTGCGGCCGCATACGCACAAGGGTGGATTCAACAACTGGGTGAACGAGCGCCTCGACACGCTGACGCGCTGGTACCGCGGCCTGGTGCAGAAGGTGGTCGGGCGCGGCTGGCTGCTGGCCGCGGCGATGGTCGCCACGTTCGTGCTCAGCGGCGTGCTGTTCAAGCTGGTGCCGTCGGAACTGGCGCCGGCCGAGGACCGCGGCGACTTCAACGTTTCGATCACCGGCCCGGAAGGCGCGGGCTACGACTACATGGTCGGGCAGATGGCCGAGATCGAGAAACGCCTGCTCACCTACACCGGCGACGACAAGCCGCTGGCGCGCGTGATCACCCGCGTGCCGGGCGGCTTCGGCGGCCAGAACAGCGCGTTCAACAGCGCCCGCGCCACGGTGTTCCTGAAGCCGTGGGACGAGCGCGAGGTCACCACGCAGGAGGTGATGGACGACGTGCGCAAGTCGCTGTCCGACCTGCCGGGCGTGCGCATCACCGCGGAAGTCCGCCAGGGCCTGGTGCGCGGCTTCGGCCGGCCGGTGCAGTTCGTGCTGCGCGGACCGACCTACGAGACGATCGCGCAGTGGCGCAACCGCATGCTGCTGCGGATGGAAGAGAACCCGCGCCTGCTCAACGTCGATTCCGACTACAAGGAAACGCTGCCGCAGATCCGCGTCGAGATCGACAAGGCGCGCGCGGCCGACCTCGGCGTGCCGGTGCAGGCGATCGGCAACGCGCTGCAGACCATGCTCGGCTCGCTGCGCGCCGGCACCTACGAGAAGGATGGCGAGGAGTACTACGTCATCATGCAGGCGCCGCTGGAGAACCGCCGCAGCCTGACCGACATCACCGGCCTGTACGTGCGTTCGACCACCACCGGCAAGCTGGTGCCGCTGTCGAATCTGGTGAAGCTGACCGAGAACGCCGAAGCCGGCACGCTCAGCCGCTTCAATCGCATGCGTGCGATCACGTTGAGTGCGGGCCTTGCGCCCGGCTACACCGTCGGCGAGGCGCTGGAATACCTGCGCGGCATCGCCGCCGAGGAACTGCCGCCGGAAGCGCAGGTCGACTACCGTGGCGAGTCGCGTGAGTTCATGAAGTCGAGCGGCGCGATCTTCTTCACCTTCGGCATGGCGCTGCTGGTGGTGTTCCTGGTGCTGGCGGCGCAGTTCGAGAGCTTCCTGCACCCGCTGGTGATCATGCTGACGGTGCCGCTGGCGATGCTCGGCGCGCTGCTCGGGCTGACCATCTGGGGCGTCAGCCTCAACCTCTACAGCCAGATCGGCATCGTCATGCTGGTCGGCCTGGCGGCGAAGAACGGCATCCTGATCGTCGAGTTCGCCAACCAGCTGCGCGACGAAGGCCGCTCGGTGCTCGAAGCGATCATCGAAGCGGCGACGGTGCGCCTGCGCCCGATCCTGATGACCTCGGTGGCGATGATCTGCGGCGCGGTGCCGCTGATGCTGTCCACCGGTGCCGGCGCCGCCAGCCGCGCCAGCATCGGCGTGGTGATCGTGTTCGGCGTGGCGTTCTCGACGCTGCTGTCGCTGTTCGTGGTGCCGGCGTTCTACGCCCTGCTCGCGCCGTACACGAAGTCGCCGGATGCGGTCGCGCACGAGCTGGAGAAGCTGGAAGCGAGCACGCCGCCGGTCGTCGGACACTCGTAA
- a CDS encoding TrmH family RNA methyltransferase, giving the protein MSDQRPRPPRRPPGAGPWKSAPSSPSSPPRERTPRPHDAPRAAHHHAPRAPAHDHDDPWQDDAGEHAMHPSRARRDLELRLYGLNAIHAVFARRPQAIRKLYLIESRIPALQPLLKWCVAHRVGYRVVEEGDLDRLAASTHHEGVVADVLREEPQSLSTWLRDLGAGPQCALWLDGVGNPHNFGAILRSAAHFGVSAILLPKHSPLALSGAAARVAEGGAEAVPMVRLGRQDNSLAQLRSAGFALAATVVKGGSDVFEATLPQRLVFVMGSEGEGMDRELAAACDTRVSIPGSGAVESLNVAAATAVLLAAWRARL; this is encoded by the coding sequence ATGTCCGATCAACGCCCCCGCCCGCCGCGTCGCCCGCCTGGCGCCGGCCCCTGGAAATCCGCGCCGTCGTCGCCGTCCTCCCCGCCGCGCGAGCGCACGCCGCGTCCGCACGACGCGCCGCGCGCTGCCCATCACCACGCGCCACGCGCGCCTGCGCACGATCACGACGATCCGTGGCAGGACGACGCTGGCGAGCACGCGATGCACCCCTCGCGCGCGCGCCGCGATCTCGAGCTGCGCCTGTATGGCCTCAATGCCATCCACGCCGTGTTCGCGCGCCGGCCGCAGGCGATCCGCAAGCTGTACCTGATCGAGTCGCGCATTCCCGCGCTGCAGCCGCTGCTGAAGTGGTGCGTCGCCCACCGCGTGGGTTACCGCGTGGTGGAAGAGGGCGACCTCGATCGCCTCGCCGCCAGCACGCACCACGAAGGCGTGGTCGCCGACGTGCTGCGCGAAGAGCCGCAATCGTTGTCGACCTGGCTGCGCGACCTCGGCGCCGGCCCGCAATGCGCGCTGTGGCTCGACGGCGTCGGCAACCCGCACAATTTCGGCGCGATCCTGCGCTCGGCGGCGCACTTCGGCGTCAGCGCGATCCTGCTGCCCAAGCATTCGCCGCTCGCGCTCTCCGGCGCCGCCGCGCGCGTGGCCGAAGGCGGCGCCGAAGCGGTACCGATGGTGCGCCTGGGCCGCCAGGACAATTCGCTGGCGCAGTTGCGCAGCGCCGGTTTCGCGCTGGCGGCGACCGTGGTCAAGGGCGGCAGTGACGTGTTCGAGGCGACGTTGCCGCAGCGGCTGGTGTTCGTGATGGGCAGCGAAGGCGAGGGCATGGACCGCGAACTGGCGGCCGCCTGCGACACGCGGGTGTCGATCCCGGGCAGCGGCGCGGTGGAAAGCCTCAACGTGGCCGCGGCCACGGCGGTGTTGCTGGCGGCCTGGCGCGCGCGGTTGTAA